A portion of the bacterium genome contains these proteins:
- a CDS encoding glutaredoxin family protein — MEKKITIYTTPWCGYCSAEKEWLDFNKIPYEAKDVEADPEAFAELQAKMGGQFRGVPVTDIDGQLVLGFDRNKLRELLGISQF, encoded by the coding sequence ATGGAAAAGAAAATAACAATCTACACAACACCTTGGTGCGGATACTGCTCCGCTGAAAAAGAATGGCTCGACTTCAATAAAATCCCTTACGAAGCCAAAGATGTCGAGGCTGATCCAGAGGCATTTGCAGAACTTCAAGCCAAAATGGGCGGACAGTTCCGTGGCGTGCCAGTGACCGACATTGACGGACAATTGGTTCTTGGCTTTGATCGAAATAAACTTCGAGAATTGTTGG